The proteins below are encoded in one region of Hordeum vulgare subsp. vulgare chromosome 3H, MorexV3_pseudomolecules_assembly, whole genome shotgun sequence:
- the LOC123444426 gene encoding 50S ribosomal subunit assembly factor BipA, whose protein sequence is MAAALLLRGLRSSAGRARPAFPSPASAPPPFTSSLLHRLYSSAAASAASPPASALGGVMDPARIRNVAVIAHVDHGKTTLMDRLLRQCGADIPHERAMDNISLERERGITISSKVTSVSWKENELNMVDTPGHADFGGEVERVVGMVEGAVLVVDAGEGPLAQTKFVLSKALKYGLRPILLLNKVDRPSVSEETCNEVESLVFDLFANLGATEEQLDFPVLYASAKEGWASLKFTKCPSDSEKNMSPLLDSIVQHVRSPKADLEAPFQMLVSMMERDFYLGRILTGRVTSGAIRVGDKVHGLRITDEGVQKIEDGKVVKLMKKKGTSMAIIEAAGAGDIISMAGLSGPAIGHTVANPEVLTALPAVELDPPTISMTFGVNDSPLAGRDGTHVTGAKIGNRLMAEAETNLAINVLPGPLSESYEVQGRGELQLGILIENMRREGFELSVSPPRVMYKTERGERLEPIEEVTVEVDEEHIGFVLETLNNRKGELLDMGPVPGTVGRTRVFMTCPSRGLVGVKGVFNSFTRGTGFMHRAFQAYAKYRGPLGTVRKGVLVSVGRGFITSHALMSLEARGTLFVSPGMETYEGMIVGEHSRDSDLEINPVRTKELTNIRAPGKDENIRLSPPRLMTLEEAIGYVAVDELIEVTPKVIRLRKKYLDANKRKMMKNKIVH, encoded by the exons ATGGCCGCAGCGCTCCTGCTCCGCGGCCTCCGCTCGTCGGCGGGCCGGGCGCGCCCCGCCTTCCCCTCGCCGGCCTCGGCCCCGCCGCCCTTCACCTCCTCGCTCCTGCACCGCCTCTACTCCTCCGCGGCCGCGTCCGCGGCCAGCCCGCCCGCCTCCGCGCTGGGAGGCGTCATGGACCCGGCCCGCATCCGCAACGTGGCGGTGATTGCCCACGTCGACCACGGGAAGACGACGCTGATGGACCGGCTCCTGCGGCAGTGCGGCGCCGACATCCCCCACGAGCGCGCCATGGACAACATCAGCCTCGAGCGCGAGCGCGGTATCACCATCTCCTCCAAG GTCACTTCTGTCTCTTGGAAGGAGAATGAACTCAACATGGTCGATACCCCTGGCCACGCTGATTTTGGTGGGGAA GTTGAGCGAGTTGTTGGAATGGTGGAAGGGGCGGTCTTGGTTGTTGATGCTGGGGAGGGACCTTTAGCACAAACCAAATTTGTGCTTTCAAAGGCTTTGAAGTATGGTTTGCGCCCAATCCTCCTCCTCAACAAGGTTGATAGGCCTTCAG TTTCTGAAGAAACCTGCAACGAAGTTGAGAGCTTGGTCTTTGATCTATTTGCTAATCTTGGTGCTACAG AAGAACAGCTTGATTTCCCAGTTCTTTATGCATCAGCTAAAGAAGGGTGGGCTTCGTTAAAATTCACTAAGTGCCCGTCTGATAGTGAAAAAAATATGTCTCCTTTGCTTGATTCGATTGTACAGCATGTTCGTTCCCCAAAAGCGGACCTTGAGGCTCCATTCCAAATGTTG GTTTCCATGATGGAGCGTGATTTTTATCTAGGAAGAATACTCACTGGGCGTGTAACCTCTGGAGCTATCCGCGTTGGCGATAAAGTTCATGGCCTGCGCATCACGGATGAAGGGGTTCAGAAGATAGAGGATGGAAAG GTTGTCAAGctcatgaaaaagaaaggcacaaGCATGGCAATAATAGAGGCTGCAGGAGCTGGTGATATAATCTCAATGGCTGGATTGTCTGGTCCAGCAATTGGACACACCGTGGCAAATCCTGAG GTTTTGACTGCTCTGCCTGCAGTTGAGTTGGACCCTCCCACAATATCTATGACTTTCGGTGTGAATGATTCACCACTGGCTGGCCGTGATGGCACTCAT GTAACTGGAGCGAAAATTGGGAACCGTTTGATGGCAGAGGCAGAAACAAACTTGGCAATTAATGTTCTTCCTGGACCATTGTCAGAATCTTATGAAGTTCAAGGAAGGGGAGAACTTCAGTTAG GAATCTTAATTGAGAACATGCGACGTGAAGGATTTGAGCTTTCAGTTTCACCACCAAGAGTGAT GTATAAAACAGAGCGTGGGGAAAGGCTAGAGCCTATTGAAGAAGTAACTGTCGAG GTGGACGAGGAGCATATCGGATTTGTGTTGGAAACTCTTAACAACAGGAAGGGGGAATTGTTGGACATGGGCCCTGTTCCTGGGACAGTTGGAAGAACTCGGGTCTTCATGACCTGTCCATCTAG GGGTTTGGTGGGTGTTAAAGGAGTTTTCAACAGCTTTACACGTGGAACTGGATTTATGCACCGGGCTTTCCAGG CATATGCTAAATACAGAGGTCCACTGGGCACTGTTAGAAAAGGAGTTCTG GTATCTGTTGGCAGAGGATTTATCACTTCACATGCACTCATGAGTTTAGAGGCTCGTGGTACTCTTTTTGTCTCTCCTGGGATGGAG ACATACGAAGGCATGATAGTTGGCGAGCATTCACGTGATAGCGATCTTGAG ATCAATCCTGTGAGAACTAAAGAGCTTACAAACATCCGAGCTCCCGGGAAGGATGAAAATATCCGCCTGTCTCCACCTCGCTTG ATGACTTTGGAAGAAGCAATTGGATATGTTGCTGTagatgagcttattgag GTTACTCCTAAGGTCATACGGCTTCGGAAGAAATACCTGGACGCCAACAAACGCAAGATGATGAAAAACAAAATTGTGCATTGA